The following proteins come from a genomic window of Nothobranchius furzeri strain GRZ-AD chromosome 1, NfurGRZ-RIMD1, whole genome shotgun sequence:
- the LOC107385704 gene encoding transmembrane protein 53, with product MGNLPLSTSFFKTDSTTSDQVITERFVARRIRSGVIYYYSPVTEARSEAVCPAKDFHTSGPPCLISSLSPTSPPVSDLSDSSSFPPISETASHMTVFSQKQSYSSRPLLVFFSWLGARPDAVAKYRDLYLDRDMDVLLIQSSVIHFLWPRWGLSYGLEVLSILEEPSFSNRAILVHASSIGGYTFTQMLSHVAQEPKRHACLAQRVVGHIYDSLVVGSLEHMATGLGKTLIPRLEGFIRKTAMFYFWLFKAYTADLYERSIHVFYNSPVTSPALFFFCENDVMCSPAVLGRLMDFWKQRGVAISSRKWEVSTHAAHLRCHPEEYVSTLQNYLNSLPTCSLIPKM from the exons ATGGGGAACCTGCCACTCTCCACGAG TTTCTTCAAGACAGACTCAACCACATCTGATCAAGTCATCACAGAGAGATTTGTAGCCAGAAGGATCCGCAgtggtgtgatttattattacagTCCAGTTACAGAGGCACGATCTGAGGCGGTTTGTCCTGCCAAGGATTTCCATACTTCTGGACCTCCTTGTCTTATCTCATCCCTTTCGCCCACATCTCCGCCTGTCAGTGACCTCTCAGATTCTTCCTCCTTTCCACCAATCTCTGAAACGGCTTCACACATGACTGTTTTCTCCCAAAAGCAGTCATATTCCTCCCGTCCACTTCTCGTTTTCTTCTCCTGGCTTGGCGCTCGGCCGGATGCCGTGGCCAAATACAGGGACCTCTACCTGGACCGGGACATGGATGTCCTCCTGATTCAGAGCAGCGTAATTCACTTCCTGTGGCCGCGATGGGGGCTCAGCTATGGGTTGGAGGTTCTGAGTATTCTGGAGGAGCCATCGTTCTCGAACAGAGCCATACTTGTTCATGCTTCCTCCATCGGGGGATACACTTTCACCCAGATGCTCAGCCACGTTGCTCAAGAGCCAAAACGACATGCCTGTTTGGCACAAAGGGTTGTAGGGCACATCTACGACAGCCTAGTGGTCGGCTCACTGGAGCACATGGCAACAG GTCTCGGCAAAACCCTGATTCCTCGATTAGAGGGCTTCATCCGGAAAACGGCCATGTTCTACTTCTGGCTTTTCAAAGCGTACACTGCagacctctatgagagaagcatcCACGTCTTCTACAACAGCCCAGTCACTTCTCCggccctcttcttcttctgtgaaAATGACGTCATGTGTAGCCCCGCTGTCCTGGGCAGGCTGATGGATTTCTGGAAGCAAAGGGGCGTGGCCATCAGCAGCAGGAAGTGGGAGGTGTCTACACATGCCGCCCACCTGCGATGCCACCCGGAGGAGTACGTTTCCACTTTGCAGAACTACTTGAACTCTCTGCCCACTTGCTCCCTCATACCTAAAATGTGA
- the lepb gene encoding LOW QUALITY PROTEIN: leptin b (The sequence of the model RefSeq protein was modified relative to this genomic sequence to represent the inferred CDS: substituted 1 base at 1 genomic stop codon), which yields MHIPLALLYIVLMVAPEGTSLPTNGESIRNNIHSILNIAQITLVHIRKLNTEWMVLSQIXVTSPPVTSLAEICKYLQHLDSELQSPSTELLSQIQADVSSLEGRVRLLASMMDCPVQDRTSSETREHLFPDSQHFLTLAKVQHYLENLHLNKDKLKVC from the exons ATGCACATCCCTCTGGCACTCCTTTACATCGTCCTCATGGTGGCTCCTGAGGGAACAAGTCTTCCTACAAATGGTGAATCCATCAGAAATAACATCCACAGCATTTTAAACATTGCCCAGATAACTCTTGTGCACATcagaaaactaaacacagag TGGATGGTGCTTTCACAAATATAAGTTACGTCTCCACCCGTGACGAGCCTGGCTGAAATCTGTAAATACCTCCAACACTTGGACAGTGAACTGCAGAGCCCCTCCACGGAGCTCCTGAGCCAGATCCAGGCTGACGTCTCCAGCTTGGAAGGGAGGGTGCGCTTGCTCGCCTCCATGATGGACTGTCCCGTCCAGGACAGAACGAGCTCAGAGACCAGAGAGCATTTGTTCCCAGACAGCCAGCATTTCCTGACACTGGCCAAGGTGCAGCACTACCTGGAGAACCTGCACCTGAACAAGGACAAACTCAAGGTCTGCTAG